Proteins encoded together in one Lathyrus oleraceus cultivar Zhongwan6 chromosome 5, CAAS_Psat_ZW6_1.0, whole genome shotgun sequence window:
- the LOC127086023 gene encoding hexose carrier protein HEX6 — protein sequence MAVGLAITSQNGEKSNGRVTLYVVLSCMMAAMGGVIFGYDIGITGGVTSMEPFLKKFFHRIYLRMKSDVKVSNYCKFNSQLLTSFTSSLYVAGFFTSFLASYVTRVFGRKPSIVAGGAAFLAGTALGGAAFNVYMLIVGRLLLGVGVGFANQAVPLYLSEMALPRFRGAINNGFQLSIGIGALSANLINYGTEKIKGGHGWRVSLAMAAVPATFLTLGALFLPETPNSLIQTSQDNQKAKLILQRIRGVEDVQAELDDLTKASSSTSKTSEQQSFKIILKRRYRPQLVMAIAIPFFQQVTGINVIAFYAPLLFRTIGLGESASLLSSVMTGIVGTGSTFISMLIVDKLGRRTLFIVGGIQMLVSQCIVGGIMAVHLKDHGGLSKGYAYMVLVMICIYVAGFGWSWGPLGWLVPSEIFPLEIRSAGQSITVAVSFLFTFVIAQTFLAMLCHFKSGIFFFFGGWVVVMTAFVYYFLPETKNVPLEQMEKVWREHWFWKGIVGKTSDSYDAL from the exons ATGGCAGTTGGATTGGCTATAACATCTCAAAATGGAGAGAAGAGTAATGGCAGGGTAACCCTTTATGTTGTTCTGTCTTGTATGATGGCTGCTATGGGAGGTGTGATATTCGGCTATGACATTGGTATAACAGGCGGTGTTACATCAATGGAACCATTTCTGAAGAAGTTCTTCCACAGGATATATCTTCGGATGAAATCAGATGTCAAAGTTAGCAACTATTGCAAGTTTAACAGTCAACTGTTGACATCTTTTACATCCTCTCTTTATGTTGCTGGTTTTTTTACTTCCTTCTTGGCTTCTTACGTCACTAGAGTCTTCGGACGCAAGCCGTCTATCGTTGCAGGTGGCGCTGCGTTTCTTGCCGGTACAGCTCTTGGGGGTGCAGCTTTTAACGTGTACATGCTCATAGTCGGTCGACTTTTGCTTGGAGTTGGGGTTGGTTTCGCAAACCAG GCAGTTCCTCTATATCTCTCTGAAATGGCACTGCCAAGATTTAGAGGGGCGATAAATAATGGTTTCCAATTAAGCATTGGTATCGGCGCTTTGTCTGCTAACCTAATCAACTATGGAACAGAGAAGATTAAAGGCGGTCATGGTTGGCGCGTATCTCTAGCCATGGCAGCAGTTCCAGCGACTTTCCTAACACTAGGTGCGCTTTTCCTGCCAGAAACTCCCAATAGCTTAATCCAAACCAGCCAAGACAATCAAAAGGCGAAGCTAATACTTCAACGAATCCGAGGCGTGGAAGATGTTCAAGCAGAACTCGACGACCTCACTAAAGCAAGTTCTTCGACTTCAAAAACAAGCGAACAACAATCATTTAAGATTATACTGAAAAGAAGATATAGGCCTCAACTTGTAATGGCAATAGCAATACCATTTTTTCAGCAAGTGACCGGGATCAACGTCATTGCTTTCTATGCTCCTCTACTTTTCAGAACAATCGGATTAGGAGAAAGCGCGTCACTGTTATCATCTGTCATGACAGGTATAGTAGGTACCGGTTCAACGTTCATATCAATGCTCATAGTAGATAAACTAGGAAGGAGAACGTTGTTTATAGTCGGAGGCATTCAAATGTTAGTGTCACAGTGTATAGTTGGAGGCATAATGGCGGTTCATCTCAAAGATCACGGCGGATTGAGCAAAGGGTATGCTTATATGGTTTTGGTAATGATATGTATTTATGTTGCTGGGTTCGGATGGTCATGGGGGCCGCTAGGTTGGTTAGTACCAAGCGAGATTTTTCCGTTAGAGATTAGATCAGCTGGACAAAGCATCACAGTGGCAGTGAGTTTTCTCTTCACTTTCGTTATTGCGCAGACTTTTCTCGCTATGCTTTGTCACTTCAAGTCTGGGATTTTCTTCTTCTTTGGTGGTTGGGTGGTGGTGATGACCGCGTTCGTGTATTATTTTCTACCAGAGACAAAAAATGTGCCACTTGAACAGATGGAGAAAGTGTGGCGGGAACATTGGTTTTGGAAGGGAATAGTCGGAAAAACAAGTGACAGTTATGATGCTTTATAG
- the LOC127086025 gene encoding probable isoaspartyl peptidase/L-asparaginase 3 isoform X1, whose translation MASNPFNFIFFLSFLSLVVEHHGSVELKQYPLVVSTWPFIEAVRAAWRAVDAGSSAVDSVVEGCSTCEELRCDGTVGPGGSPDENGETTIDALVMDGVTMEVGAVAAMRYVKDGIKAARLVMQHTEHTLLVGEKASEFAISMGLPGPTNLSSSESIEKWTEWKKSSCQPNFRKNVLPVNNCGPYRPNNFLDLSDETCSFIDQSQIARLPHVGLHSHDTISMAVIDRTGRIAVGTSTNGATFKIPGRVGDGPIAGSSAYAIDEVGACCATGDGDIMMRFLPCYQVVESMRLGMEPKHAAKDAISRITKKFPNFVGAVVAVNKTGEHAGACHGWTFRYSVRSPAMKDVEVFTVLP comes from the exons ATGGCTTCAAACCCCTTCAATTTCATATTCTTCCTCTCTTTCCTCTCACTG GTGGTGGAGCATCATGGAAGTGTTGAATTGAAACAGTATCCATTGGTGGTAAGCACATGGCCGTTTATTGAAGCTGTTAGAGCTGCATGGAGAGCTGTTGATGCTGGTTCTTCTGCTGTTGATTCGGTTGTTGAAGGTTGCTCTACTTGCGAGGAACTTAGGTGTGATGGAACAG TTGGTCCGGGTGGGAGTCCAGATGAGAATGGAGAAACTACAATCGATGCTCTGGTCATGGACGGG GTAACTATGGAAGTAGGAGCTGTTGCTGCCATGCGATACGTAAAAGATGGAATCAAAGCTGCTAGGCTAGTGATGCAACACACTGAACACACTTTGCTGGTTGGAGAGAAAGCATCCGAATTCGCAATTTCAATGGGTCTTCCAGGACCAACAAACCTGAGTTCATCAGAATCTATAGAAAAATGGACCGAATGGAAAAAAAGTAGCTGCCAACCGAATTTCAGGAAAAATGTATTACCTGTGAATAACTGTGGTCCTTATCGTCCAAATAACTTTCTAGACCTCTCTGACGAAACATGTTCATTTATTGATCAAAGTCAAATAGCAAGATTACCTCATGTTGGTCTTCATAGCCACGATACCATTTCAATGGCTGTTATCGATAGA ACGGGACGCATTGCTGTTGGCACATCAACTAACGGGGCAACATTCAAGATTCCTGGAAG GGTAGGTGACGGTCCAATAGCTGGATCCTCGGCATACGCTATTGATGAAGTTGGCGCATGTTGTGCAACTGGGGATGGCGACATCATGATGCGCTTCCTTCCATG CTATCAAGTTGTGGAAAGCATGAGGTTGGGAATGGAACCCAAACATGCTGCTAAGGATGCAATATCGCGAATAAccaaaaaatttccaaacttcgTGGGAGCCGTCGTTGCCGTTAATAAAACTGGGGAACATGCCGGGGCCTGCCATGGTTGGACATTTAGATATTCAGTAAGGAGTCCTGCAATGAAAGACGTAGAAGTCTTTACCGTGCTACCTTGA
- the LOC127086025 gene encoding probable isoaspartyl peptidase/L-asparaginase 3 isoform X2, whose protein sequence is MEVGAVAAMRYVKDGIKAARLVMQHTEHTLLVGEKASEFAISMGLPGPTNLSSSESIEKWTEWKKSSCQPNFRKNVLPVNNCGPYRPNNFLDLSDETCSFIDQSQIARLPHVGLHSHDTISMAVIDRTGRIAVGTSTNGATFKIPGRVGDGPIAGSSAYAIDEVGACCATGDGDIMMRFLPCYQVVESMRLGMEPKHAAKDAISRITKKFPNFVGAVVAVNKTGEHAGACHGWTFRYSVRSPAMKDVEVFTVLP, encoded by the exons ATGGAAGTAGGAGCTGTTGCTGCCATGCGATACGTAAAAGATGGAATCAAAGCTGCTAGGCTAGTGATGCAACACACTGAACACACTTTGCTGGTTGGAGAGAAAGCATCCGAATTCGCAATTTCAATGGGTCTTCCAGGACCAACAAACCTGAGTTCATCAGAATCTATAGAAAAATGGACCGAATGGAAAAAAAGTAGCTGCCAACCGAATTTCAGGAAAAATGTATTACCTGTGAATAACTGTGGTCCTTATCGTCCAAATAACTTTCTAGACCTCTCTGACGAAACATGTTCATTTATTGATCAAAGTCAAATAGCAAGATTACCTCATGTTGGTCTTCATAGCCACGATACCATTTCAATGGCTGTTATCGATAGA ACGGGACGCATTGCTGTTGGCACATCAACTAACGGGGCAACATTCAAGATTCCTGGAAG GGTAGGTGACGGTCCAATAGCTGGATCCTCGGCATACGCTATTGATGAAGTTGGCGCATGTTGTGCAACTGGGGATGGCGACATCATGATGCGCTTCCTTCCATG CTATCAAGTTGTGGAAAGCATGAGGTTGGGAATGGAACCCAAACATGCTGCTAAGGATGCAATATCGCGAATAAccaaaaaatttccaaacttcgTGGGAGCCGTCGTTGCCGTTAATAAAACTGGGGAACATGCCGGGGCCTGCCATGGTTGGACATTTAGATATTCAGTAAGGAGTCCTGCAATGAAAGACGTAGAAGTCTTTACCGTGCTACCTTGA